The Chromatiaceae bacterium genome has a window encoding:
- a CDS encoding endonuclease/exonuclease/phosphatase family protein, which produces MHRPRHTPCYLAAGLALLLALLAPLALADEAIRVVTWNLETVGTPGSAPYQAVAAVLGRIDADVVAIQEVASATDTRNLQTLALQLGYPYVEIAPGGPFGALRNALLSDFPITRSTLWTAALLSGDAKANDLTRFLPEIRVDVTGQGHLLGLVSAHLKSGTDNLDEFRRAAESFRMNQIAAEAVREGIPLIMLGDLNADRGDAPLTPTWFTSVPGTLPAGMVLGADLQALLSGAGLRNDPFAYLTARATLLPARQLDGSLATRKASGRRLDYLLTSPTLTRRGPATQVYDCADEGRPGGLPLSGAPLAAGVCTLAADHLPVFADLVVPTAAVAQTLRINDVARAEGQSGTSPLTFTLTLSPKSAGPVTVRYATANGTAQAGTDYVAASGQVTFTPGQTSKTLAIGVKGDTAREGNEVLFVNLTQATGANLADAQGQGTILNDDGPVLAIGDVTLAEGHSGTRTANFRVTLTPASTSAVTVRYATANSTAQAGSDYVAKSGSLSFPPGQGVQTVSVVVRGDRVKEGNETFFVDLSTPSGATLFDGRGMGTIGNDD; this is translated from the coding sequence ATGCACCGTCCCCGCCATACCCCCTGTTACCTGGCTGCTGGCCTGGCCCTACTGCTGGCCCTCCTCGCCCCCCTGGCCCTGGCCGATGAGGCAATACGGGTGGTCACCTGGAACCTGGAGACGGTGGGGACCCCCGGCAGCGCCCCCTATCAGGCGGTGGCCGCCGTGCTGGGGCGGATCGACGCCGATGTGGTGGCCATCCAGGAGGTGGCCAGTGCGACCGATACCCGCAACCTCCAGACCCTCGCCCTGCAACTGGGCTATCCCTATGTCGAGATCGCCCCCGGCGGCCCCTTCGGCGCCTTGCGCAATGCCCTGCTCTCCGACTTCCCCATCACCCGCAGCACCCTCTGGACCGCTGCCCTGCTGTCCGGGGATGCCAAAGCCAATGACCTGACCCGCTTCCTGCCGGAGATCCGGGTTGATGTCACCGGCCAGGGCCATCTGCTGGGCCTGGTATCGGCCCATCTCAAGTCCGGCACCGATAACCTCGATGAATTTCGCCGCGCGGCGGAGTCCTTCCGGATGAACCAGATTGCCGCCGAGGCGGTTCGGGAGGGGATTCCGCTCATCATGCTGGGCGACCTCAACGCCGACCGCGGCGATGCCCCCCTGACGCCAACTTGGTTTACCAGCGTCCCCGGGACGTTGCCCGCCGGCATGGTGCTGGGGGCCGACCTCCAGGCCCTGCTGTCCGGGGCCGGGCTGCGCAATGACCCCTTCGCCTACCTCACCGCCCGGGCCACGCTCCTCCCGGCCCGCCAATTGGATGGCAGCCTGGCGACCCGCAAGGCCTCGGGGCGGCGCCTCGACTATCTGCTGACCAGCCCCACCCTGACGCGGCGCGGCCCGGCGACCCAGGTCTATGACTGCGCCGACGAGGGCCGGCCCGGCGGCCTGCCCCTGTCCGGGGCGCCCCTGGCGGCGGGGGTCTGTACCCTGGCGGCGGATCATCTGCCGGTGTTCGCGGATCTCGTCGTCCCCACCGCCGCCGTGGCGCAGACCCTGCGCATCAATGACGTGGCGCGGGCCGAGGGCCAGTCGGGCACCAGTCCCTTGACCTTTACCCTCACCCTCAGCCCCAAGAGCGCCGGGCCGGTGACGGTGCGCTACGCCACCGCCAATGGCACTGCCCAGGCCGGCACGGATTACGTCGCCGCCAGTGGCCAGGTGACCTTTACGCCAGGCCAGACCAGTAAGACGCTGGCCATTGGCGTCAAGGGCGACACGGCGCGGGAGGGTAACGAGGTGTTGTTCGTCAATCTCACCCAGGCCACGGGCGCCAACCTGGCGGACGCCCAGGGCCAGGGGACGATCCTCAATGACGATGGGCCGGTGCTGGCCATCGGGGATGTCACCCTGGCGGAGGGCCACAGCGGCACCCGCACCGCCAATTTCCGGGTCACGCTGACGCCCGCCAGTACCAGCGCGGTGACGGTGAGGTATGCGACCGCCAATAGCACGGCCCAGGCGGGGAGTGATTATGTCGCCAAGAGCGGGAGTTTGAGCTTTCCGCCCGGACAGGGGGTGCAGACGGTCAGCGTGGTGGTGCGGGGGGACCGGGTTAAGGAGGGGAATGAGACTTTTTTTGTGGATTTGAGCACCCCGAGTGGGGCGACGCTGTTTGATGGGCGGGGGATGGGGACGATTGGGAATGATGATTAG
- a CDS encoding class I SAM-dependent DNA methyltransferase, producing the protein MTPDQFITKWRDANLKERSAAQEHFLDLCRLLDEPTPAEADPTGAWYCFEKGAAKAGGGDGWADVWKRACFGFEYKGKGKDLKDAFKQLQLYTPALEYPPLLIVSDLDRIVIHTAFTGTVPDVHILLLEDLRDASKRRLLKWAFSDPERLRPGQTTAALTEAAAGRFGDLAQRWRARGHDPWAVGHFCIRLLFCLFAEDIELLPRQMFTRLLDAGLKDPASLTGMLQDLFGAMAKGGRVGFDPVDWFNGGLFDSADTLPLEVDDIKTLRALAGLDWSAIEPTIFGTLFERGLDPDKRSQLGAHYTDRGSIMRLVDPVVLDPLRDAWTARKAEIAALMAKATAAKSLSARTKARNEAHGLLQGFLARLAHFRVLDPACGSGNFLLLALLGLKDLEHRVILEAEALGLSRAFPMVGPECVLGIELNPYAAELARVTVWIGEIQWMLSHGFSLSRNPILKPLHTIEQRDAIVNPDGTEPEWPAADVIVGNPPFLGSQSMISAFGEGYVNRLRGLYDGRLPGGVDLVTYWFEKARVQLAEGKTRYAGLVATQAIRKGRNRAVLDQIQGSSEIFAAWSDEPWINDGAAVRVSLVAFGPKDHGRPTRLNGALTEGINPDLTVAGSGLRLTDAVPLPGNAGVAFQGPVKVGRFDIPGATARQWLPQPNPHGKPNSDVLRPWANGQDLSGRPSDTWIIDFGVELSESDAALYMAPFAEVAEHVRPMREAGRREGRKRYWWRHGETVPALRRAMSGIRRFLATSRVSKHRIFVWLDTAVLPDSRLYAICRADDATFGILSSRLHLVWALANASRHGVGNDPTYNAGSCFETFPFPAGLTPADTAGPTEALESGIILPPVAPERRPVALAIAEAAHRLNALRENWLNPPGWVDRVPEVVPGYPDRIIPKPEHAAELKKRTLTNLYNARPAWLDNAHKALDVAVAAAYGWADYGPEMADEEILRRLLALNLARSAG; encoded by the coding sequence GTGACCCCCGACCAGTTCATCACCAAATGGCGAGACGCCAACCTCAAGGAGCGCTCCGCCGCCCAGGAGCACTTTCTCGATCTGTGCCGCCTCCTGGACGAGCCCACGCCCGCCGAGGCCGACCCCACCGGCGCTTGGTACTGCTTCGAGAAGGGTGCGGCCAAGGCCGGGGGCGGGGACGGCTGGGCGGACGTGTGGAAACGCGCCTGCTTCGGCTTTGAGTACAAGGGCAAGGGCAAAGACCTCAAGGATGCCTTCAAGCAGCTTCAGCTTTACACCCCCGCACTGGAATATCCGCCGCTCCTGATCGTCTCCGACCTGGACCGGATCGTCATCCATACCGCCTTCACCGGCACCGTGCCCGATGTCCATATCCTGCTCCTGGAGGATCTGCGCGACGCCAGCAAGCGCCGGCTGCTCAAGTGGGCCTTCAGCGATCCCGAGCGCCTGCGGCCGGGCCAGACCACGGCCGCCCTCACCGAGGCCGCCGCCGGGCGTTTCGGCGATCTCGCGCAGCGCTGGCGTGCCCGTGGTCACGACCCCTGGGCGGTCGGTCACTTCTGCATCCGACTGCTGTTCTGCCTGTTCGCGGAGGATATCGAACTCCTGCCCCGCCAGATGTTCACCCGGCTGCTGGATGCGGGGCTCAAGGACCCGGCCAGCCTCACCGGGATGCTGCAAGACCTGTTCGGGGCGATGGCGAAGGGCGGGCGCGTCGGCTTCGATCCGGTTGACTGGTTCAACGGCGGGCTGTTCGATTCCGCTGACACCCTGCCGCTGGAGGTGGACGACATCAAGACCCTGCGGGCGCTGGCCGGGCTCGACTGGTCGGCCATCGAGCCGACCATCTTCGGCACCCTGTTCGAGCGCGGCCTGGACCCGGACAAACGCAGCCAGTTGGGCGCCCACTACACCGACCGCGGTTCGATCATGCGCCTGGTCGATCCGGTGGTACTCGATCCGCTGCGGGACGCGTGGACGGCCAGGAAGGCCGAGATCGCCGCCCTGATGGCGAAGGCCACCGCCGCCAAGTCCCTGTCCGCCCGCACCAAGGCCCGGAACGAGGCCCATGGGCTCCTCCAAGGCTTCCTCGCGCGGCTCGCCCACTTCCGGGTCCTGGACCCCGCCTGCGGCTCCGGCAACTTCCTGCTGCTGGCCTTGCTGGGGCTCAAGGATCTGGAACACCGGGTCATCCTGGAGGCCGAGGCCCTGGGGCTGTCCAGGGCCTTCCCGATGGTTGGGCCGGAATGCGTGCTGGGGATCGAACTCAACCCCTACGCCGCCGAACTCGCCCGCGTCACCGTCTGGATCGGGGAGATCCAATGGATGCTGTCGCACGGATTCTCGCTGTCGAGGAACCCCATCTTGAAGCCGCTGCACACCATCGAGCAGCGCGACGCCATCGTCAACCCGGACGGGACGGAACCCGAGTGGCCGGCGGCGGATGTCATCGTGGGGAATCCGCCGTTTCTGGGATCTCAGAGCATGATCAGCGCTTTTGGTGAGGGGTACGTCAACAGGCTTCGCGGACTCTACGACGGCCGCTTGCCCGGAGGCGTGGACTTGGTGACCTATTGGTTCGAGAAGGCCAGGGTGCAGCTTGCCGAGGGCAAGACGCGGTACGCCGGTTTGGTTGCTACGCAGGCGATCCGCAAGGGGCGTAACCGTGCCGTTCTTGACCAGATCCAGGGTTCAAGTGAGATATTCGCCGCTTGGTCGGATGAACCCTGGATCAACGATGGCGCGGCTGTGCGCGTGTCCCTCGTGGCCTTTGGCCCCAAGGACCACGGGCGACCGACCAGGCTCAACGGCGCGCTGACTGAGGGGATCAACCCCGATTTGACCGTCGCCGGGTCGGGGCTGCGGCTTACCGATGCCGTCCCCTTGCCGGGCAACGCCGGCGTTGCGTTTCAGGGACCGGTTAAGGTGGGTCGGTTTGATATTCCTGGCGCCACGGCTCGCCAGTGGTTACCGCAACCCAACCCCCACGGAAAGCCAAACAGCGATGTACTCCGGCCTTGGGCCAACGGCCAAGACCTCAGCGGACGCCCATCCGATACATGGATCATCGATTTTGGCGTTGAATTGTCCGAGTCGGATGCCGCTTTGTACATGGCGCCTTTTGCAGAAGTTGCAGAGCATGTGCGCCCTATGCGTGAAGCAGGCCGCAGAGAAGGGCGTAAACGGTATTGGTGGCGCCATGGGGAAACCGTACCTGCGCTTCGACGGGCGATGTCTGGCATCCGTCGCTTTCTCGCCACATCCCGCGTCTCTAAGCATCGCATTTTTGTCTGGCTGGACACCGCCGTATTGCCAGACTCCCGTCTCTATGCCATTTGTCGCGCGGATGACGCTACTTTCGGGATTCTTTCGTCGCGTCTGCATTTGGTGTGGGCTCTAGCGAATGCCTCCCGTCATGGGGTTGGCAACGATCCAACTTACAACGCTGGTTCTTGCTTCGAGACCTTCCCCTTCCCCGCCGGCCTGACCCCCGCCGACACCGCCGGCCCCACCGAGGCCCTGGAATCCGGCATCATCCTCCCGCCCGTCGCCCCCGAGCGCCGCCCGGTCGCCCTCGCTATCGCCGAGGCTGCCCACCGGCTCAACGCCCTACGCGAGAACTGGCTGAACCCGCCGGGCTGGGTGGATCGGGTCCCCGAGGTCGTCCCCGGCTACCCGGACCGGATCATCCCCAAGCCCGAGCATGCGGCCGAGTTGAAGAAACGGACCCTCACCAACCTCTACAACGCCCGGCCGGCGTGGCTCGACAACGCGCACAAGGCGCTTGATGTGGCGGTTGCCGCCGCTTACGGCTGGGCCGACTACGGGCCGGAGATGGCCGATGAGGAGATTCTGCGGCGGCTGCTGGCGCTGAACTTGGCGCGGTCCGCGGGCTGA
- a CDS encoding Y-family DNA polymerase produces MPPGPAPPAPIRPYALIDANNFYVSCERVFDYQLRDRPVVVLSNNDGCCVARSNEAKALGIRMGQPFFEVRDLLAQHQGRALSSNYALYGDMSSRLIQVIGQFSPEQEVYSIDESFLRFTPGEAAGLTALGGQLRARVLQWTGLPVGVGIGVTKTLAKLANRLAKKHPDFAAAGVCNLLELAPEQQADYCTKLAVGEVWGIGSRWSAKLNTLGITTVADLMRADVATVQRQFNVVLARTVMELNGIACLQLEAAPPPRQQIIASRSFGIPVTAFSMLSEAVASHTARAAAKLRLAGLEAGLLQVFIGTNPFKPEAPQYHPGATVPLAIPTADTPRLLRAARAGLRQIYTPGYEYKRAGVVLLELAPVGAVTGDLFARTTPAATARRERLMAVLDGVNARWGRGTLRYLAEGFVQPWQMRRARMTPRYTTCWEELPGVG; encoded by the coding sequence ATGCCCCCCGGCCCCGCGCCACCGGCGCCCATCCGCCCCTACGCCCTCATCGACGCCAACAACTTCTACGTCAGTTGCGAGCGGGTCTTCGACTACCAGCTGCGCGACCGCCCGGTCGTGGTGCTCTCCAACAACGACGGCTGTTGCGTGGCGCGTAGTAATGAGGCCAAGGCCCTGGGGATCAGGATGGGGCAGCCTTTCTTCGAGGTGCGGGACCTGCTGGCCCAGCACCAGGGCCGCGCCCTGTCCTCCAACTATGCTCTCTATGGCGACATGAGTAGTCGGCTCATCCAGGTCATCGGCCAGTTCAGCCCGGAGCAGGAGGTCTATTCCATCGACGAGTCCTTTCTGCGCTTCACGCCGGGGGAGGCCGCGGGCCTGACCGCCCTGGGCGGCCAACTGCGGGCGCGGGTCCTGCAATGGACCGGCCTGCCGGTGGGGGTAGGCATCGGGGTCACCAAGACCCTGGCCAAACTGGCCAACCGCCTGGCGAAGAAGCACCCGGACTTTGCGGCAGCGGGCGTCTGCAATCTTCTGGAGCTCGCCCCGGAGCAACAGGCCGACTACTGTACCAAGCTGGCGGTGGGTGAGGTCTGGGGCATCGGTAGCCGGTGGAGCGCCAAGCTCAACACGCTGGGGATCACGACCGTGGCCGATCTCATGCGGGCGGATGTCGCCACCGTCCAGCGCCAATTCAACGTCGTGCTGGCCCGGACGGTTATGGAATTGAATGGGATCGCCTGTCTGCAACTGGAAGCGGCCCCACCCCCTCGGCAACAGATCATTGCCTCGCGCAGCTTCGGTATCCCAGTGACCGCCTTCTCCATGCTCAGCGAGGCAGTGGCCAGCCACACCGCCCGGGCGGCGGCCAAGCTCCGGTTAGCGGGTTTAGAGGCCGGCCTGCTCCAGGTCTTCATCGGCACCAACCCCTTCAAGCCCGAGGCGCCCCAGTATCACCCCGGGGCCACGGTACCCCTCGCCATCCCCACCGCCGATACCCCGCGGCTGCTCCGCGCTGCCCGGGCCGGCCTGCGGCAGATCTACACCCCGGGGTACGAATACAAACGGGCTGGCGTCGTGCTGCTCGAACTGGCACCGGTGGGGGCGGTGACGGGGGATCTCTTCGCCAGAACCACCCCGGCGGCGACAGCGCGTCGCGAACGGCTGATGGCGGTGCTGGACGGGGTGAACGCGCGCTGGGGGCGCGGCACCTTGCGCTATCTGGCGGAGGGGTTCGTGCAGCCCTGGCAGATGCGCCGGGCACGGATGACGCCCCGCTATACGACCTGTTGGGAGGAGTTGCCGGGGGTGGGCTAA
- a CDS encoding sulfurtransferase, translating to MLRRLLIPVLLSLLTFAPAHAARDFLVDADWLAAEQANNPKVIILEVRYHPHRYFTVGHIPGAIQVQRFKDLGDNDGRSIMLFPSQEDFQATLRRWGVNDDSTLVIYDDSRSALAARLYYLLGLYGFDMARVRVLDGGALEWSGFNDLTKEPSQAPAPGGVTLKPANPALFVRWEQVYDDVVSRRDPGVVLVDARPAEMYSGQIIRHAVQGGHIPGALNVVSLDGTDPLTQKWRNEGELAEFYQKVPKDKTVYLYCHDGFRMSLGWLQLHALGYQDIRLLDGGWGVWDRAFTLPVVKGEEPYDEEFAL from the coding sequence ATGTTGAGACGTTTGCTGATTCCAGTCCTCCTGTCTCTTCTCACCTTCGCCCCCGCCCACGCCGCCCGCGACTTTCTGGTCGACGCCGACTGGCTGGCCGCCGAGCAGGCCAACAACCCCAAGGTCATCATCCTTGAGGTGCGCTATCACCCCCATCGCTATTTCACCGTCGGCCACATCCCCGGTGCCATCCAAGTGCAGCGATTCAAGGATCTGGGCGACAACGACGGTCGTTCCATCATGCTCTTCCCTTCCCAGGAGGACTTCCAGGCCACTCTGCGCCGCTGGGGCGTGAATGATGACTCCACTCTGGTGATCTACGACGACTCCCGCTCCGCCCTGGCCGCTCGTCTTTACTACCTGCTGGGGCTCTACGGCTTCGACATGGCGCGCGTCAGGGTACTCGATGGCGGCGCCCTGGAGTGGAGTGGTTTTAACGATCTGACCAAGGAGCCCAGCCAGGCACCGGCCCCAGGCGGCGTCACCCTCAAACCCGCCAATCCCGCGCTATTCGTGCGCTGGGAGCAGGTTTATGACGACGTGGTCTCCCGTCGCGATCCCGGCGTGGTGCTTGTGGATGCCCGGCCCGCCGAGATGTACAGCGGTCAAATCATCCGCCATGCGGTACAGGGTGGGCATATCCCCGGCGCCCTCAACGTCGTTTCCCTGGATGGCACCGATCCGCTGACCCAAAAGTGGCGCAACGAGGGCGAACTGGCGGAGTTTTACCAGAAGGTACCCAAGGATAAAACCGTCTACCTCTATTGCCACGACGGCTTCCGCATGAGCCTCGGCTGGTTGCAACTCCACGCCCTGGGTTACCAGGACATTCGGCTGCTGGATGGCGGCTGGGGGGTCTGGGATCGCGCCTTCACCCTGCCAGTGGTCAAGGGCGAAGAACCTTATGACGAGGAGTTCGCCCTTTAG
- a CDS encoding ArsJ-associated glyceraldehyde-3-phosphate dehydrogenase, whose protein sequence is MAIRVGINGFGRMGKLGFRAGWGSPEYEIVHVNEIKGDAVCQAHLLEFDSVHGRWCRDQISSRSDALIVAGQEVGFSMGPTLEEIDWGAKGIDIVVDCTGRFKTAEALQPYFNQGVKKVVVSAPVPDPALNLVYGVNDHLYDPAVHDIVTAASCTTNCLAPVVKVMHEKIGILRGCMTTIHDITNTQTIVDRGHKDLRRARALGQSLIPTTTGSAKAITKIFPELTGKLNGHAVRVPLLNASLTDFVFEAARPVTAEEVNALFKEAAAGELKDILGYEERPLVSVDFKGDPRSSIIDALSTLVVDGTQVKIYAWYDNEWGYVNRMMDITRKLARMM, encoded by the coding sequence ATGGCTATTCGTGTTGGCATCAACGGCTTTGGTCGCATGGGCAAACTGGGCTTCCGCGCTGGCTGGGGCAGCCCCGAGTATGAGATCGTCCACGTCAATGAAATCAAGGGCGATGCCGTCTGCCAAGCCCACCTGCTGGAATTCGATTCGGTCCACGGCCGCTGGTGCCGTGACCAGATCAGCTCCCGGTCCGATGCCCTCATCGTCGCAGGCCAGGAGGTCGGCTTCAGCATGGGCCCCACCCTCGAGGAGATCGACTGGGGCGCAAAGGGCATCGATATCGTCGTGGACTGCACGGGGCGCTTCAAGACCGCGGAGGCCCTCCAGCCCTATTTCAATCAGGGCGTCAAGAAGGTGGTGGTGTCCGCCCCGGTGCCCGATCCGGCCCTCAACCTCGTCTATGGGGTCAACGACCACCTCTACGACCCGGCCGTCCATGACATCGTCACCGCCGCCTCCTGCACCACCAACTGCCTGGCGCCGGTGGTCAAGGTTATGCACGAGAAGATCGGCATCCTGCGCGGCTGCATGACCACCATTCACGACATCACCAATACCCAGACCATCGTCGATCGCGGCCATAAGGACCTGCGCCGCGCCCGCGCCCTGGGACAATCCCTGATCCCCACCACCACCGGCTCCGCCAAGGCCATCACCAAGATCTTCCCCGAACTGACCGGCAAGCTCAACGGCCACGCCGTGCGCGTGCCCTTGTTGAATGCCTCCCTCACCGACTTCGTGTTCGAGGCGGCCCGGCCCGTGACGGCGGAGGAGGTCAATGCCCTCTTCAAGGAGGCCGCCGCCGGCGAGCTCAAGGATATTCTGGGTTACGAGGAACGGCCCCTGGTCTCCGTCGATTTCAAAGGCGATCCACGCTCCTCCATCATCGATGCCCTCTCCACCCTGGTGGTCGATGGTACCCAGGTCAAGATCTACGCCTGGTACGACAACGAGTGGGGCTATGTAAACCGCATGATGGATATCACCCGCAAGCTGGCGCGGATGATGTAG
- the arsJ gene encoding organoarsenical effux MFS transporter ArsJ: MDAALRTYLVVTGAYWGFTLTDGAIHMLVVLHFHNQGFSPLEIAFLFLLYEVFGIITNGLGGWIASHVGLNRTMVAGGFLQVLALGMLAVDPAWLTVSYVMTAMALSGIAKDLNKMSAKSSVKMVVPKGADAETRLFKYVAILTGSKNTLKGVGFFLGGLLLYTVGFRWALAGMAACLFFLYLYVAWALPSGLGTTKVKAKISQIFSKTREINILSGARFFLFGARDVWFVVGLPVFLASVTGWNHLEVGSFLALWVVAYGFVQAGAPALLRQGHGGQGPQGKSARNWALLLAVFPAGIALALMKGLDPGLSLIIGLFAFGAVFAINSAVHSYLILAYSDQDKVAMNVGFYYMANAAGRLTGTVLSGWVYQTQGLVGCLWVSTAFVLAAALISFLLPPVKGEAVAGQPAG; this comes from the coding sequence ATGGATGCCGCCCTGCGCACCTACCTGGTTGTCACCGGCGCCTATTGGGGCTTTACCCTGACGGACGGGGCCATCCACATGCTGGTGGTCCTGCACTTCCACAATCAGGGTTTCAGTCCCCTGGAGATCGCCTTCCTCTTTCTCCTCTACGAGGTGTTCGGCATCATCACCAATGGCTTGGGGGGCTGGATCGCCTCCCATGTCGGCCTCAACCGCACCATGGTCGCCGGCGGCTTCCTCCAGGTCCTGGCCCTGGGCATGCTGGCGGTGGACCCAGCCTGGTTGACCGTGTCCTATGTGATGACCGCCATGGCCCTGTCCGGCATCGCCAAGGACCTCAACAAGATGAGCGCCAAGTCCAGCGTCAAGATGGTGGTGCCCAAGGGGGCGGACGCCGAGACGCGGCTGTTCAAGTATGTGGCCATCCTCACCGGGTCGAAAAACACCCTCAAGGGCGTCGGCTTCTTCCTGGGCGGCCTGCTGCTCTATACCGTGGGCTTCCGGTGGGCCCTGGCGGGCATGGCGGCCTGCCTCTTTTTCCTCTATCTCTATGTGGCCTGGGCCCTGCCGTCCGGGCTGGGGACCACCAAGGTCAAGGCCAAGATCAGCCAGATCTTCTCCAAGACCCGGGAGATCAATATCCTCTCCGGGGCGCGCTTCTTCCTCTTTGGCGCGCGGGATGTCTGGTTCGTGGTGGGCCTGCCGGTCTTTCTCGCCTCCGTGACCGGCTGGAACCATCTGGAAGTCGGTAGTTTCCTGGCCCTCTGGGTGGTGGCCTATGGTTTCGTCCAGGCGGGGGCCCCGGCCCTGTTGCGCCAGGGTCATGGCGGCCAGGGACCCCAGGGCAAGAGTGCCCGGAACTGGGCCCTGCTGCTGGCGGTCTTCCCCGCCGGCATCGCCCTGGCCTTGATGAAGGGCCTGGACCCGGGCCTGTCGCTGATCATCGGCCTCTTTGCCTTTGGGGCCGTCTTCGCCATCAACTCCGCCGTCCATTCCTACCTCATCCTGGCCTACTCGGACCAGGATAAGGTGGCCATGAACGTGGGCTTCTATTACATGGCCAATGCCGCCGGCCGGCTGACGGGGACGGTGCTGTCGGGCTGGGTCTATCAGACCCAGGGTCTGGTGGGCTGCCTCTGGGTGTCCACAGCCTTTGTGCTGGCGGCGGCGCTGATCTCCTTCCTGCTGCCGCCGGTAAAGGGGGAGGCGGTGGCGGGCCAGCCGGCGGGCTGA
- a CDS encoding efflux RND transporter periplasmic adaptor subunit yields MAAADAPTPLREADAPSTGHELGAESPPRVELTPEQRRTLGLATQSLTARPIGDGLRAPGEVRLNAYATAQVTPRIAAQVVARHARLGDRVVPGQTLVTLSSVDLAEAQGDLVVAELEWERLDKIKDKFVSDKEYLQASVARQKARSRVLAFGMTQPQIAALLANAAGRADGTFELLAPQAGTLIQDDFILGEQVQPGRLLFEITDESVRWVEAQVAPEDAARVAVGDRARVAFGNDTIWLDGQVIQIHHRLDETTRTQAVRIEVPDPGHRLHPGVFVDIEVLVGASAPVLAIPETAVLRSPDGDWQVFVAEGEDTFKPVEVELVRTVGGLAVIEGLAAGTQVVTQGAFFLQSELAKGGFDPHGH; encoded by the coding sequence ATGGCCGCGGCCGATGCGCCCACGCCGCTCCGGGAGGCCGACGCCCCCAGCACCGGACACGAACTCGGGGCCGAGTCGCCCCCGCGGGTCGAACTCACACCCGAGCAGCGTCGTACCCTGGGGTTGGCCACCCAGTCGCTGACGGCGCGCCCCATCGGCGATGGCCTGCGCGCCCCCGGCGAGGTGCGCCTGAACGCCTACGCTACCGCTCAGGTCACGCCGCGCATCGCGGCCCAAGTGGTCGCACGCCATGCGCGCCTGGGCGATCGCGTAGTGCCGGGCCAAACGCTGGTGACCCTGTCCAGCGTAGACCTAGCCGAGGCCCAGGGTGATCTGGTGGTCGCAGAACTCGAGTGGGAGCGTCTGGACAAGATCAAGGATAAGTTCGTGTCCGACAAGGAGTATCTGCAGGCCAGCGTGGCACGCCAGAAGGCCCGTTCGCGGGTCCTCGCCTTCGGCATGACCCAGCCGCAGATCGCGGCCTTGTTGGCGAACGCCGCGGGGCGCGCCGATGGCACCTTCGAACTCTTGGCACCGCAGGCTGGGACCCTGATCCAGGACGATTTCATCCTGGGAGAACAGGTGCAGCCGGGGCGGCTGCTGTTTGAAATTACTGACGAATCCGTGCGCTGGGTCGAGGCGCAAGTGGCGCCCGAGGACGCGGCGCGGGTCGCCGTGGGCGATCGGGCGCGCGTCGCCTTTGGAAACGACACGATCTGGCTCGACGGACAGGTGATCCAAATCCATCACCGGCTGGACGAGACCACGCGCACCCAGGCGGTCCGCATTGAGGTCCCCGACCCGGGGCATCGGCTCCACCCGGGAGTGTTCGTCGACATTGAAGTCCTGGTTGGCGCGTCCGCGCCGGTGCTGGCGATCCCCGAGACCGCGGTGCTGCGCAGTCCGGACGGGGACTGGCAGGTGTTCGTGGCCGAGGGCGAGGATACCTTCAAGCCGGTCGAGGTCGAACTGGTTCGCACGGTGGGCGGATTGGCCGTGATCGAGGGCCTGGCGGCCGGCACCCAGGTCGTGACCCAGGGTGCCTTCTTCCTCCAGTCTGAACTCGCCAAAGGCGGGTTCGACCCCCACGGCCACTGA